One stretch of Streptomyces peucetius DNA includes these proteins:
- a CDS encoding spermidine synthase, with the protein MAKNRRRGGGGTEAVVAAVDGGLAELIPDRERPRGWTLLIDGAPQSHVDLDDPAHLSFEYQRRLGHAVDLAAPAGRPLHVVHLGGGAFTLARYVAATRPRSTQQVVELDAALVQLVRERLPLDPGARIRVRSLDARAGLAKVPDGWADLVIADVFSGARTPAHLTSTEFLAEVRRAMKPGGCYAANIADGPPLTHLRAQIATVAAVFPELALAADPTVLRGRRFGNAVLLASDTALPVAEFTRRVAGDPFAGRVEHGRALADFTGGAGPVSDASAKPSPVPPPAVFR; encoded by the coding sequence GTGGCGAAGAACAGGCGGCGTGGGGGCGGTGGCACCGAGGCCGTCGTCGCGGCCGTGGACGGCGGGCTCGCGGAGCTGATACCCGACCGGGAACGCCCGCGCGGATGGACGCTGCTCATCGACGGCGCCCCGCAGTCGCACGTGGATCTCGACGACCCGGCCCACCTGTCCTTCGAGTACCAGCGCAGGCTCGGCCACGCGGTGGATCTGGCCGCCCCCGCGGGACGGCCGCTGCACGTCGTGCACCTCGGCGGCGGTGCCTTCACTCTCGCCCGGTACGTCGCCGCCACCCGCCCCCGCTCCACCCAGCAGGTCGTCGAACTCGACGCGGCCCTCGTCCAACTCGTACGGGAACGGCTCCCCCTGGACCCCGGCGCGCGGATACGGGTGCGGTCGCTCGACGCGCGGGCCGGACTGGCGAAGGTGCCGGACGGCTGGGCGGACCTGGTGATCGCGGACGTGTTCAGCGGTGCGCGCACCCCGGCGCATCTGACCAGCACCGAGTTCCTCGCAGAGGTGCGCAGGGCGATGAAGCCCGGCGGCTGCTACGCCGCCAACATCGCCGACGGGCCGCCGCTCACGCATCTGCGGGCCCAGATCGCCACGGTCGCCGCCGTCTTCCCGGAGCTCGCGCTCGCCGCCGACCCGACCGTGCTGCGCGGCCGCCGCTTCGGCAACGCCGTGCTGCTGGCGTCGGACACCGCGCTCCCGGTCGCCGAGTTCACCCGCCGGGTCGCCGGCGACCCGTTCGCCGGCCGCGTCGAACACGGGCGGGCGCTGGCCGACTTCACGGGCGGGGCGGGGCCCGTCTCGGACGCGAGCGCCAAGCCGTCGCCGGTACCGCCGCCGGCCGTCTTCCGC
- a CDS encoding tetratricopeptide repeat protein, with protein MASSSKASRAGVPPVPNLAFRRLRGHRSPGEFATAVRRAAREIGEQVSCDARYIGRVESGEIRCPNYAYERVFLHMFPGLALTDLGFTAREQVRGRGARNRAGSGPDRPTGGPGDPAGPNHHPCCPFPMGSGADSDEESDVLRRAFMTSGSATVAAASLGLGPGSVPGRPRVGESEVRAVEEAVRRIRLLDDRHGADGLYRQAAKPLRAAYALLDAGTTARRSTEERLHTGAGELAISVGWLAHDSGRFEDARSHYAEALATARVAGDPGLEAHAFCNTSFLARDAGRPREAVRTAQAGQRAARQVASPRLLSLLALREAGGWAGLGDRASCEQSLARAHAYFARGASGADPEWMSFFAEPELEALQAQCWSALGEWSRAARHAERAATLQDRRFTRNLALYRAELAADLARAGAPDEAAVAGEQVLDLLGEVRSSRIESMLADTAKVLLPHSRTPAVASFLHRRTTPHPA; from the coding sequence ATGGCGTCGTCGTCGAAGGCATCACGGGCAGGCGTTCCCCCCGTACCCAACCTGGCTTTCCGCCGGCTGCGGGGGCACCGCTCGCCCGGCGAGTTCGCGACGGCCGTACGCCGGGCCGCCCGCGAGATCGGTGAGCAGGTGTCCTGCGACGCCCGCTACATCGGCCGGGTCGAGTCCGGCGAGATCCGCTGCCCGAACTACGCGTACGAGCGGGTGTTCCTGCACATGTTCCCCGGCCTCGCGCTGACGGACCTGGGCTTCACGGCCCGGGAACAGGTGCGCGGGCGGGGGGCGCGGAACCGGGCGGGCTCCGGACCCGACCGGCCGACGGGCGGACCGGGAGACCCGGCCGGCCCGAACCACCATCCCTGCTGCCCCTTCCCCATGGGCAGCGGCGCAGACAGCGACGAGGAGAGCGACGTGCTGCGTCGCGCATTCATGACGAGCGGCTCCGCCACGGTGGCGGCCGCGTCCCTGGGACTCGGTCCCGGGTCCGTGCCCGGCCGGCCACGGGTCGGCGAGAGCGAGGTCCGTGCCGTCGAGGAGGCCGTGCGCCGTATCCGGCTCCTCGACGACCGGCACGGCGCCGACGGTCTCTACCGGCAGGCGGCGAAGCCGCTGCGGGCCGCCTACGCGCTGCTCGACGCGGGCACCACGGCCCGCAGATCGACGGAGGAACGGCTGCACACGGGCGCCGGCGAACTCGCCATCTCGGTGGGCTGGCTCGCCCACGACTCCGGCCGGTTCGAGGACGCCCGCTCCCACTACGCCGAGGCGCTGGCGACCGCGCGCGTGGCCGGCGACCCGGGCCTGGAGGCCCATGCGTTCTGCAACACGTCGTTCCTGGCCAGGGACGCGGGCCGGCCAAGGGAGGCCGTACGCACCGCGCAGGCCGGCCAGCGGGCGGCCCGGCAGGTGGCCTCGCCGCGCCTGCTGTCCCTGCTCGCGCTCCGGGAGGCGGGCGGCTGGGCGGGGCTCGGCGACCGGGCGAGCTGCGAGCAGTCGCTGGCACGGGCGCACGCGTACTTCGCGCGGGGCGCGTCGGGGGCGGACCCGGAGTGGATGTCGTTCTTCGCCGAACCCGAACTGGAGGCCCTCCAGGCCCAGTGCTGGTCGGCACTGGGCGAGTGGTCCCGCGCGGCCCGCCACGCGGAACGCGCGGCGACGCTCCAGGACCGGCGTTTCACACGCAACCTCGCGCTCTACCGGGCCGAACTGGCCGCGGACCTGGCACGGGCCGGCGCGCCCGACGAGGCGGCGGTGGCGGGCGAGCAGGTGCTCGACCTGCTGGGCGAGGTCCGGTCGTCACGGATCGAGTCGATGCTGGCGGACACGGCGAAGGTCCTGCTGCCGCACAGCCGGACGCCTGCGGTGGCGTCCTTCCTCCACCGCCGCACGACGCCCCACCCCGCGTGA
- a CDS encoding histidine phosphatase family protein, whose protein sequence is MAPRILLARHGQTEWSLLGKHTGRTDIPLLEEGRRGAKLLGERLHRAPWSGLDGVEVRTSPLVRASETCELAGFGERARPWDALMEWDYGAYEGMTPTEIHAIRPGWLLWRDGVPGGESLADVSARVDEVVEWARSADRDVLVFAHGHILRSLGARWLGEDVSFGARIRLDPTSLSVLGWAYGEPAIERWNDTGHQEG, encoded by the coding sequence ATGGCACCGCGGATCCTGCTCGCCCGGCACGGCCAGACCGAATGGTCACTGCTCGGCAAACACACCGGCAGGACGGACATCCCCCTGCTCGAAGAGGGCCGGCGCGGCGCGAAGCTGCTGGGTGAGCGGCTGCACCGCGCGCCGTGGTCGGGGCTCGACGGCGTCGAGGTCCGCACCAGCCCGCTGGTCCGGGCGAGCGAGACCTGCGAGCTCGCCGGCTTCGGGGAACGGGCGCGGCCCTGGGACGCGCTGATGGAATGGGACTACGGGGCGTACGAGGGCATGACCCCGACCGAGATCCATGCGATCCGGCCCGGCTGGCTGCTGTGGCGCGACGGCGTGCCCGGGGGCGAGAGCCTCGCGGACGTCTCGGCCCGCGTGGACGAGGTCGTCGAGTGGGCCCGCTCCGCCGACCGCGACGTGCTCGTCTTCGCCCACGGCCACATCCTGCGCTCGCTCGGCGCGCGCTGGCTGGGCGAGGACGTCTCCTTCGGGGCGCGCATCCGGCTCGATCCGACGAGCCTGTCGGTGCTGGGGTGGGCGTACGGGGAGCCGGCGATCGAGCGCTGGAACGACACGGGGCATCAGGAGGGGTGA
- a CDS encoding phosphatase PAP2 family protein, protein MPQTAPRHRPRWWTELLLIAVVYAAYSGGRLLARGDVSTAVGHGLAILRAEKALLLNAEHPLNRLFTDVPALGIPADFVYASLHYLVTPAVLVWLFRRRPVHYRAARTWLMVSTLLGLVGFTLMPTCPPRLLDAGHGFVDTMAQYSSYGWWGTEASAPRGLGGMTNQYAAMPSLHVGWALWCGVMLWRHGRTPLLRALAVAYPLLTTVVVMGTANHYFLDAVAGAAVMGAGALLTGPATRLADLVRGRFGFAVTASASTVVGGGCETSAGERIPGQRTPSAGADDSTPAAAR, encoded by the coding sequence ATGCCGCAGACCGCACCTCGCCACCGGCCCCGCTGGTGGACCGAGCTGCTGCTGATCGCCGTCGTCTACGCCGCGTACTCGGGCGGCCGGCTCCTCGCGCGCGGCGACGTCTCGACGGCGGTCGGCCACGGCCTCGCGATACTCCGGGCCGAGAAGGCACTCCTGCTCAACGCGGAACATCCGCTGAACCGTCTCTTCACCGATGTCCCCGCCCTCGGCATACCGGCCGACTTCGTCTACGCCTCCCTGCACTACCTGGTCACCCCGGCCGTGCTGGTGTGGCTCTTCCGCCGCCGCCCGGTCCACTACCGCGCGGCCCGCACCTGGCTGATGGTCTCCACTCTCCTCGGACTGGTGGGCTTCACGCTGATGCCGACCTGTCCGCCACGGCTCCTGGACGCCGGTCACGGCTTCGTCGACACGATGGCGCAGTACAGCTCGTACGGCTGGTGGGGCACGGAGGCGAGCGCGCCGCGCGGCCTCGGCGGGATGACGAACCAGTACGCGGCGATGCCGAGCCTGCACGTCGGCTGGGCCCTGTGGTGCGGTGTGATGCTGTGGCGGCACGGCCGTACACCGCTGCTGCGGGCGCTCGCCGTCGCCTACCCGCTACTCACCACGGTCGTGGTCATGGGTACCGCGAACCACTACTTCCTCGACGCGGTCGCCGGCGCGGCCGTCATGGGTGCCGGCGCGCTGCTGACCGGGCCCGCGACGCGGCTCGCCGACCTGGTGCGCGGCCGGTTCGGGTTCGCCGTGACCGCCTCGGCATCCACCGTTGTCGGTGGCGGATGCGAGACTTCCGCGGGTGAGCGAATCCCTGGGCAGCGGACCCCCTCCGCAGGCGCCGACGACAGCACTCCGGCAGCGGCTCGCTGA